In Mycolicibacterium mucogenicum DSM 44124, the following are encoded in one genomic region:
- the pknB gene encoding Stk1 family PASTA domain-containing Ser/Thr kinase, which yields MTTPQHLSDRYELGDILGFGGMSEVHLGRDLRLHRDVAVKVLRADLARDPSFYLRFRREAQNAAALNHPAIVAVYDTGEAETPNGPLPYIVMEYVDGVTLRDIVHTEGPLPQQRAIEIIADACQALNFSHQHGIVHRDIKPANIMISKSNAVKVMDFGIARAIADSSNRMTQTAAVIGTAQYLSPEQASGQNVDARSDVYSLGCVLYELVTGEPPFVGDSPVAVAYQHVREDPVPPSQRHSGITPGLDAVILKALAKNPDNRYQSAADMRNDLIRVHAGEAPDAPKVLTDAERTAMMGAGGFGGPRSMMPEQISVNPQPYRSTDRASTPIGRWLIAAAILAVLTVVVTVAINLIGGKPHDQQIPDVRGLAQADAVANLQNRGFKTRTQQRPDSTVAPDHVIGTEPAANTSVAAGDEITINISTGPEQREVPDVSKLSPADAMAKLQSAGFRNIQQTVSQSLPEQKDRVIATNPPAHQTSAITNVITIIVGSGPGLVPIPDVNGQTVDIATKNLNTVGFTTILTAPIDSPKPAGEIIGTDPAAGTPTAKDAPITLKVSQGNQFVMPNLSGQFWTDAEPNLRALGWTGVLIKGADVQNSGQRSNAVVSQMPAAGSGVNFNASITLSFAS from the coding sequence ATGACCACGCCCCAGCACCTCTCCGACCGCTACGAGCTGGGGGACATCCTCGGCTTCGGTGGCATGTCCGAGGTTCACCTCGGGCGCGACCTGCGCCTGCACCGCGATGTGGCGGTCAAGGTGCTGCGCGCCGACCTGGCTCGGGACCCCAGCTTCTACCTGCGGTTCCGCCGGGAGGCGCAGAATGCCGCGGCGCTGAACCACCCGGCGATCGTCGCCGTCTACGACACCGGCGAGGCCGAGACGCCCAACGGGCCGCTGCCGTACATCGTCATGGAGTACGTCGACGGCGTGACGCTGCGCGACATCGTGCACACCGAGGGGCCACTGCCGCAGCAGCGCGCGATCGAGATCATCGCCGACGCCTGTCAGGCCCTGAACTTCAGTCACCAGCACGGCATCGTGCACCGGGACATCAAGCCGGCGAACATCATGATCAGCAAGTCCAATGCGGTCAAGGTCATGGACTTCGGCATCGCCCGCGCCATCGCCGACAGCAGCAACCGGATGACGCAGACCGCCGCGGTCATCGGCACCGCGCAGTACCTGTCGCCCGAGCAGGCCAGTGGGCAGAACGTCGATGCCCGCTCGGACGTGTACTCGCTGGGCTGCGTGCTGTACGAACTGGTCACCGGTGAGCCGCCCTTCGTGGGCGATTCCCCGGTCGCGGTGGCCTACCAGCATGTCCGTGAGGACCCGGTGCCGCCGTCGCAGCGGCACTCCGGCATCACGCCCGGACTCGACGCCGTCATCCTCAAGGCCCTGGCGAAGAACCCGGACAATCGCTATCAGAGCGCCGCGGACATGCGAAATGACCTGATCCGTGTGCACGCCGGCGAGGCTCCCGACGCGCCCAAGGTGCTCACCGACGCCGAGCGCACCGCGATGATGGGCGCCGGCGGGTTCGGTGGACCGCGCAGCATGATGCCGGAGCAGATCAGCGTCAACCCGCAGCCGTACCGCTCGACGGACCGCGCCTCGACGCCGATCGGTCGCTGGCTCATCGCCGCGGCCATCCTGGCCGTGCTGACCGTCGTCGTCACCGTGGCCATCAACCTGATCGGCGGCAAGCCGCACGACCAGCAGATTCCGGACGTCCGTGGGCTGGCGCAGGCCGACGCCGTCGCCAACCTGCAGAACCGCGGCTTCAAGACCCGTACGCAACAGCGGCCGGACTCGACGGTGGCGCCGGACCACGTCATCGGCACCGAACCGGCGGCCAACACCTCCGTCGCCGCCGGTGACGAGATCACCATCAACATCTCCACCGGACCGGAGCAGCGCGAGGTCCCGGACGTGTCGAAGCTGTCGCCCGCCGACGCCATGGCCAAGCTGCAGTCGGCCGGCTTCCGGAACATCCAGCAGACGGTGTCGCAGTCGCTGCCGGAGCAGAAGGACCGGGTCATCGCGACCAACCCGCCGGCGCACCAGACCTCGGCGATCACCAACGTCATCACGATCATCGTCGGCTCCGGACCGGGCCTGGTCCCGATCCCCGACGTCAACGGGCAGACCGTCGACATCGCGACCAAGAACCTCAACACCGTCGGCTTCACGACGATCCTGACGGCCCCGATCGACAGCCCGAAACCGGCCGGCGAGATCATCGGCACCGACCCGGCGGCGGGCACGCCGACGGCCAAGGACGCGCCGATCACGCTGAAGGTGTCGCAGGGCAACCAGTTCGTCATGCCGAACCTGAGCGGTCAGTTCTGGACCGACGCCGAACCGAATCTGCGCGCCCTGGGCTGGACCGGCGTGCTGATCAAGGGCGCCGACGTGCAGAACAGTGGTCAGCGCAGCAATGCGGTGGTGAGCCAGATGCCGGCGGCCGGCAGTGGCGTCAACTTCAACGCGTCGATCACGCTGAGCTTCGCCTCGTAA
- a CDS encoding protein kinase domain-containing protein has translation MSARVGVTLSGRYRLQRLIATGGMGQVWEGVDSRLGRQVAIKVLKAEYSTDPEFVERFRAEARTVAMLNHPGIASVYDYGETELDDSGRTAYLVMELVNGEPLNSVIKRTGRLSLRHSLDMLEQTGRALQVAHSAGLVHRDVKPGNIMITPTGQVKLTDFGIAKAVDAAPVTQTGMVMGTAQYIAPEQALGHDATAASDVYSLGVVGYESVSGRRPFTGDGALTVAMKHIKEAPPPLPADLPPNVRELIEIALAKDAIHRYRSGGPFADAVAAVRAGRRPPRPNQAPTIGRAAPAAIPSSTQARAAIEPARPAPATPRPRPASGSHRPAPPARRTFSPGQRALLWAAGVLGALAIVIAILIVLNAQDRQDQKNQQQSTVTNTITETTKTPGAPTGQSYSLPDLSGPAIS, from the coding sequence ATGAGCGCGCGGGTCGGAGTCACACTTTCCGGCCGCTATCGACTTCAGCGACTCATCGCCACTGGCGGCATGGGTCAGGTCTGGGAGGGCGTCGACAGCAGGCTCGGCCGACAGGTCGCCATCAAGGTACTCAAGGCCGAATATTCGACCGACCCCGAATTCGTCGAGCGGTTCCGCGCCGAGGCGCGCACGGTCGCGATGCTGAACCACCCCGGCATCGCCAGCGTCTACGACTACGGCGAGACCGAGCTGGACGATTCGGGCCGCACCGCCTACCTGGTGATGGAGCTCGTCAACGGTGAGCCGCTGAACTCGGTGATCAAGCGCACCGGCCGGCTGTCACTGCGGCACTCGCTGGACATGCTGGAGCAGACGGGCCGGGCCCTGCAGGTCGCGCACAGCGCCGGCCTGGTGCACCGCGACGTCAAGCCCGGCAACATCATGATCACCCCGACCGGCCAGGTGAAGCTCACCGACTTCGGTATCGCCAAGGCCGTCGACGCCGCACCCGTCACCCAGACGGGGATGGTCATGGGCACGGCGCAGTACATCGCGCCCGAACAGGCCCTGGGCCACGACGCCACCGCGGCCAGCGACGTCTACTCGCTCGGTGTCGTCGGCTACGAGTCCGTGTCCGGACGACGCCCGTTCACCGGTGACGGCGCCCTGACCGTCGCGATGAAGCACATCAAGGAAGCTCCGCCACCACTGCCGGCCGACCTGCCCCCCAACGTCCGCGAGCTCATCGAGATCGCGCTCGCCAAGGACGCCATCCACCGCTACCGCAGCGGCGGCCCGTTCGCCGACGCCGTCGCCGCGGTCCGGGCCGGACGCCGTCCCCCGCGGCCCAACCAGGCCCCGACCATCGGACGCGCGGCTCCGGCGGCGATCCCGTCGAGCACGCAGGCGCGGGCGGCCATCGAGCCGGCCCGTCCGGCACCCGCAACCCCGCGGCCCCGACCGGCCAGCGGTAGCCACCGGCCGGCCCCACCGGCCCGGCGGACGTTCTCACCCGGCCAGCGCGCACTGCTGTGGGCGGCCGGTGTCCTCGGTGCGCTGGCGATCGTCATCGCGATTCTGATCGTGCTCAACGCGCAGGACCGGCAGGACCAGAAGAACCAGCAGCAGTCCACTGTCACCAACACCATCACCGAGACCACGAAGACGCCGGGCGCACCGACGGGTCAGTCGTATTCGCTCCCTGATCTGTCAGGACCGGCCATCTCATGA